Genomic DNA from Cucurbita pepo subsp. pepo cultivar mu-cu-16 chromosome LG13, ASM280686v2, whole genome shotgun sequence:
ACTCTTATAGCCATTGTGCATTCTTTGTCATACCTGATACCATTTTCCTTGAAaccattattataatatttgttcCCTTTTATTTGCttgtgtttcttcttctcattgtTGGCCCTTGACTTCTATTGCCTAGCCAACATGTTTGTACTCTGTGACGTTGTAAATTTTGGCTTAGGTTCGGTTGCAAGCAATGTGGTTTTCATGATATGtagaaattatttcaattttctggtTGCCAGATTTTTAACTACATTGAGATGTACTCTTCTTTGAGATTTATGTAATGGAGACTTCTATTTTCCATCAGgtcttattttttgttattcttttCCAAGTGTTCTCTAGAAGACGGCTGATCTTTCATGTTGTAACATAACTTCAATATTTCCTTTCGCACTTTGTCATTTTATGTGATCGAAATGGCCCCAAAATGCACATCTTGTCATTTTTGTACCCCTTAAGTTTGTGCTTGgctttcctctctctcttctatGCAATTAGTttcttcaatatatatatatatatatatatatataattctcaTTCTAGGGAAGTTCCATTCATAATTTGCCTTAAATTTCagcattaatttttattattgaattcatATGTGCAGCTCTTGGACCATATTCTCTCGACTATACTTTAAACGGTAGATACATGGCCATTGCCGGACGTAAGGGTCACCTGGCCCTTGTAGATATGAAGGAcctcaatttaattaaagagtttcaGGTATATGGTGATCACCCTTATTAGATTAAGTTGATTTGatatgaatttatataaaaaagagatTTTCATCAATGCTAGAATAAGAAGTGAATTGACAAATTTTACCATAAGTTGGATGTAAAATTGTTCtggattaaataatattatcattCATGGTTGACACTCATATTTACCAGGTGCTAATGTAgacaactttttaattttgacttGAATTGATTGTTCTGCATGCTTCTGTTGACATTTGTGACGTAAATGTTTGTGAACTTGATGTTGGGGTACATGGAAGTCTTAATGCAGGAAGTGACGTAAAGAATGATTGCATGATTTGTGATTATTTGAACTGAACTTCATTCTATGCCTTGCATTCCTTTTGCAAAATAATTGTGCTGCATCTGTTGCTCCAATTATAGTTCTTGAGAAGTGGGATACAAATATTGAATATGGTAGATGACAAGACTACTTAATGCAATGATAGAGAACCATGTATAATGAGCATGAGGATTTGATATATGATGAAcactaaactaaaattttatagtcATTTCATATTATTACTAATTAGAGTTATTCTAGAACATGAGTTTATAGTCATTGCTCACAGTCAACTGTTTTCAGGTTAAGGAAACTGTTCGTGATGTGGTCTTCTTGCACAATGAGCTGTTCTTTGCTGCTGCGCAAAAAAAGTACGCgttcttttttctcattcttgATTGTTGATTGTTGGTTCATACATGTCTATTTATTAGAtgctttctgtttttttttttttttagacaatAATTAACTCCTTATTTTTGCACAATTGGATGCTCAAATGGAggcatttcatttattacaaGAAATTTACGATTCTGGATTTATTGTAGAATCTATCTGATGATTACCCCCTCCTCCTATCCCCTAACTCTCCCAAAGGATAAAGAAAAACAGTTCCTGATATTAGGGCTTTAAATCAAATCTTCATGCTTATATCCAGATATTAGACCTTTAAGTCAATTCATCATACTTACATCCAGATTATGCAATTTCACGCTATACACCAttgtaatgttttgtttcaaaaaaatatttgataaaataatggagtattttgaaatttaacaGGTATCCGTACATTTATAATCGGGATGGCACAGAGCTTCATTGCCTTAAGGTTAGTATATACTACTATTTGAGTGATCTTCTTTACGTCTATATTTCTCAATCTGGAAGTTAGTTTGAATACATGGAATACTGTTCGCAGTTTTCCCTTAAAAGTGTAGTTTATATGTTTGATGATGTTTGAACTTCAATACATTGACGGAGAACTCTTAAATTGCAAATGAGTCTGATTCATGTCTTCATTGAGTTATCATAGCATGCTCAATGTTGTAGGCCAATATGTATAGGGACCATTATGTCTGACCTTTGATAAttagttgaatcttcttttaattcatttagtGTATTATGTTGATATTAAAAGTGTTTCAATTCTACAACCGTAAATACCCTGTAGGGGAGAGGTGTCTTTGTTCGTTCTCTAAAGCACATATTATCATGTGTAGAACTGACCAaagaattctaaaaaaaaatgttttaggAGCATGGATCAGTCTTGAGGCTTCAATTTCTGAAAAATCACTTCCTTTTGGCATCCATAAACAAGTTTGGACAGCTTCACTATCAAGATGTAACAACAGGTAGCATGGCCGGTGTCTTCCGTACCGGGTTAGGCCGTACCGATGTAATGCAGGTAAACCCGTTCAATGGGGTTATAGCAACTGGTCATTCAGGTGGTTCAGTTGTGATGTGGAAGCCTACAAGCTCTTCTCCTCTTGTAAAGATGCTTTGTCATCAAGGGCCTGTGTCAGCACTCGCATTCCACCCGAATGGCCATCTCATGGCTACATCTGGTTGCGAGCGGAAAATTAAGCTCTGGGACTTGAGGAAGTTTGAGGTGCTTCAGACCCTGCCTGGGCATGCTAAGACATTAGACTTCAGCCAGAAAGGGCTACTTGCTTGTGGCACAGGGTCGTATGTACAGATTCTGGGTGATTTAGCTGGATCTCAGAACTACACAAGGTATATGTCCCACTCAATGGTGAAGGGCTACCAAATAGGAAAGATACTGTTTAGACCTTATGAAGATGTTTTAGGCATAGGTCACTCAATGGGTTGGTCTAGCATCCTCATTCCAGGATCCGGTGAACCCAACTTCGATACTTGGGTAGCAAACCCCTTCGAGACATCGAAACAGCGTAGAGAAAAGGAGGTTCGATCTCTTCTCGATAAGCTTCCTCCCGAGACAATTTCTCTCAACCCCTCGAAAATTGGTACGGTTATGACcgtaaagaagaaagaaaagaagacaaagaaggaaagagaagcTGAAGAGGAGTCTGCAATTGATGCTGCAAAGAGCATCAccatgaagaagaaaacaaagggaAGGAATAAGCCAAccaagagagaaaagaagaaacgcGAAATTATCGACAAGTCCAAAAAGCCTTTCCTTCAAGAACAGatcaaggaagaagaagagttgtCTCGAAAGAGACCGAGGTCGGGCGACGATGTCGAACTTCCCAAGTCCTTACAGAGATTCGCTCGTAAGAAAACTGCAACTTGATCATAACTTTTACATTCATCATAGTTTTGTAGTCTATCTAATCtatagattattattattgagcattgttgttcataaattttgtttgtttcattaagaaaaacaaaaaaaagtgggCAAGAAGGTTTGATTTCCTTTGTAGTGTTTGCTTGCTTCAATCACACAAGCATGCACATTAATTTAGTGTTGCTGGATATCTTTATTTCCAATTTGGATCAGAATCAGATAATATTTGCCTTNttttttttttttttttttactaatattttaattttttttttctagaagattaatattaaatagcTGAAGTAAAAAACTTCATATAGGTTCAGGTCTTCAATAGGTTAATTTCCTGCTTTATTGCCCTTTTATCAAGTTAATACCAATTATTTAggtgaaatttttaattttttcttttaaatttatcattatgtatttatttttacactAAATTTTAATCGTAATTTCTTCGAACAATATATAAAcgatgttagacgaacacgactttccacaatggtatgatattgtctactttgagcataagctctcatggctttgcttttggcttcccaaaaggcctcgttcCAATGGAttctcaaaaggcctcgttCCAATGGATTCTCAAAAGTGCCTCGTTCCAATGGagatggagagagtatttctGGATTaaaaactcatgatcattcccgagatggagagagtatttctGGATTaaaaactcatgatcattccctaaattagccgatgtgtgacttttatcatccaacacctctcctcgaacaaagtgcgccttcccttaatcgaggctcgactcctttggagtctttgtcattttttactgcgttcgaggaggcttgacacCAATGAAGATTTTTAGTGGCTTTGAATGCTTGGTGATAAGattgtaaagaaaaaataaatggtttgAAATATTCGAGTATAGCTACTATATGTCGGTGAACTGAATAATGTTATATATTAGATCATATGAGCTATAAGCTAAAATGTAcagttttttttcctctcattTATCGATATTTCCTcgataatatataaaatttaagggcAAAAagtagatattttaaaaaaatgtaaataaaaatatgagaaatgtAAAAATTGGAccaaaaaatgatttaaatgtaatttaattgtcaattaagtttgaaaatataagttagagaaataaataaataaataaaatgagtcaatttttttaattctctcaTTATATAGAATATTGTGAACCgtatatttctttcttaaacCGGTCTCCTTTGGTCCGGCGTGTAGTCATTGTTTTCAACGagtgttattctttttaattatataatttataatagaataaaTTTGCATTTGCCGTTCCATTTCAGTGGCTGCCTTGCTGTCTGGCCGTGGAATTTCCACCATGGCCCTCTTGGCTCTTAGCCGCTCTGATTGTCTTCTCCGCCGCTGCCGCCATGACCGGATTACGACCACCACCGTCGTTTCTTCGTCCGGTGTACAGAGGCAACCTCGGATTCTAATTCTACCTTTCCGAACTTTCCGCTGTACACCACCAGCATTTCGGATTCCATCTTTGTCCTCTAGCCGTGTTTTGCCTCCACGCGCTGTTTCCGGTGATATTCTGCATGATGCCGGAGCTACGGCGGCTGTTCTCGCCGGCGCCTACTCGCTTGTTCTCGGATTCGACCAACTCACCCAGCGGAATCTGATTCAACAGGTTCGTCGGATTCATTTCCTTCCTTGATCGCACTTGGAACTCATTTTTGTGATAGTATCGAGTTAGTAATATGTGCGCGAGTGGTGATCTGGATACTACGTGCGCATATGATTAATTAGGGAAAACGATGTGTACATTTTAGTTTGTGCCTTAGAAAGGTTTGTTTCGATTTCCACAAATGGAAGAGCGATGGATTGTAATGAAAAAATGCTTTTCCAGATTTCCTTTCTCGAACTGAAAGTGGAACCAAAATTTCTTGGGAGCTGTTTACTAAATCCGGAAATTTCTAGATGCAGagtttaaattgtaaattctGGCAAGATTCTCTACATTGCAAGCTAATCGAAAACCTTGCGCTTCTCGCTTGCTTAGATGAACTAGAGTAGATACGGAAACGTCATATAAGTAGTAAGTAATTCATTGCGTTTAGCTAGTAGGAACTATGAACAGAACCTGAATCAGGTAATTTTACAAACATAGTATCAGAATTCCCATTGGCctttttgaaatgttttggaAGCATTACTGCCAAGGTAACCGATTGCCTTTACGTATCTTCCTCTTGGTTTAGGTTTTCTAGGCTTACACTTCGACGTTCTTGGATCTGTCCTGGTCTGTTTAGTTTCTATTAGCATCCtgtttgttggatgaaagttccacctcggctaatttagagaatgatcatgagtttataatcaaggaatactcttttcattggtgtgaggccttttggggaagcccaaagcaaagccatgagagcttcggctcaaagtggacaatatcataccatcgtggagagttgtgttcatctaacactgTTTATTGGGGTAGCTGTGCTCTAGTACTTGTCGATCAGAGAAGTCGATTAGAACAGTGTAGTGTTCAAATAGAAATTTACCACTCTCTCTGCACAGCtaactttcttttgtttaaacTTCTTGAACAAGATATCAATTCTTTTATCATACAAATTAGCCGCTCATTAGTTTTGTGGCAGTGGGGGAATATTAGTTTACATGACAGAGGAGGGAAATCTCatagaaattattgaattccTTGTTCCTTCTGATGAATAACATCAATGAAACAGAAATTGAGCAGAAAACTTGTCCACATATTGTCCGGATTGCTTTTCATGATGTCTTGGCCTATGTTCAGGTAATCCTAAGCCTGAGATGTTACTCAGCCTCATTGATTTTGCATACCAATTAGTTAAATCTGGGTGTTTCTCAACCACTTTTGTATATCGTTTTGATTCTAGAATAGCACGTCAATGGAAGCTCGATACTTCGCTTCAATAGTTCCGACTGTGAATTGCTTGAGGCTCGTTATCAATGGCCTCTCATTAGCCAAAGATGAAGGACTTTTAAAATCGCTTACTCGGGAAGGAAAACCGGCGTAAAGTTCTATCTCCCACCCTTTCAGAATTCATGAATTCCTTAAATTATATACCTCAACTAGAACCCCTTTAATCAGTTTGGATATATGATCTCAAATCTACAGGGAATTGCTGAGAGGCCCTCTATATTATGTTCTTATACTGATTTTTTCAGCTGTTGTCTTCTGGCGTGAATCTCCAGCTGGTATTATCTCATTGGGAATGATGTGTGGAGGAGATGGTAATTTTCATCATCTTTAGATACCTTCCCAGTTCTAGTACTGTTATAACTGCTAACTCGTGTCGACTTAACTGCAGGTATTGCTGATATTATGGGAAGAAGGTTTGGATCCAAAAGGCTTCCTTATAATCAGAAGAAGAGTTGGGTTGGTAGCATATCAAtgttcttctttggatttggTGTCTCCATTGGGTGAgttctttttgcttttctaTATCCACCCAAACTAAAATCGTGTTTGGGGtcctttcaaaataaattcacTTTCGATTTTACATATTTAGAGATTTGATCAGATATTCTGAACTGATTTTAACTATTTCGAAATCACTCTTTAACTATTTCAAATCCACTCTTGAACATGTCTGTAGTTTAACTATTTCAAATTCACTCTCGAACATGTACGTAGTTTAACTATTTCAAATCCACTCTCTCGAACATGTACATAGTTTAACGATTTCAAATCCACTCTCTCGAACATGTATGTAGTTTAACGATTTCAAATCCACTCTCTTGAACATGtatatagtttaactatttcaAATCCACTCTTGAGAACATGTTTGTAGCTTAACTATTTCAAATCCACTCTCTCGAACATATATGTGGTTTAACTATTTCAAATCCACTCTCTTGGAACATGTTTGTAGCTTAACTATTTTCAAATCCACTCTCTCGAACATGTACGtagtttaactattttcaaatCCACTCTCTCGAACATGTACGtagtttaactattttcaaatCCACTCTCTCGAACATGTATCTAGATTAACTATTTCAAATCCATTCTCTCTGTATGtagtttaactattttgaAATCACTCTCGAACATGTATGTAGCTTAACTATTTCAAATCCACTCTCTGGAAACATGTACGTAGTATAACTATTTCAAATCCACTCTCTACAAACATGTACGTATATAACTATTTCAAATCCACTCTCTGGAAACATGTACGTAGTATAACTATTCCAAATCCACTCTCGAAACAAACACGTAGTTTGAGTTTGTAAACGTGGTTGCTATGTGTGTAGAATGCTGTACTATTTCTCAGCTCTTGGATATCTGGAGTTGGATTGGGGAAAAACAGTGCAAAAAGTTGGTTTAGTTTCTGTGGTGGCAACAGTGGTGGAGTCTCTCCCAATTGCAAATGTAGTAGACGATAACATATCAGTACCACTGGTCAGCATGGTAGTAGCCTTTCTCACTTTCAATACTTAAAATcttattatgaattttaattattcagGAAAATAAAACCATAATTATTTACCCTTAATTCCAATGATTATCATATTTTcatagaaattttattaaaatatattatatgcCTTGAATTTTTACGAAATTAATATTGGGATTttgacatttaattatttaaaaggaTTGTGAGTTGAGTTCAGGTACAGCAGCAGCTGCCAGTCCTCCAGGAGATATTTGACTGACTCACTTTGTTTTTAATCCTAAGGTAATATGAGGTATCGTATTGTCAGGTGCCTCCATTGTCTTTTctactttaattaaattcacTGTCACCTTTTACGTCagtaaaagttttttttttttttttaactataaaattgaaatagaaatttaaaatgtaattatcaCAATTTtgtctaaattaataaaaatatccctACAGTTTTAAAGTTTCACtccagaaaaaaaataaaaatttcaaaaaatttataatattctgtttaaaaaactcttaaaacttttattaaacaaatatgttttgagttttcaaaaatctcactaataacttcaatttttttttaaaaagttttacatttttgaaagttgcgtaaaaaaaaaaaaaagtttagagataaTTTATGGAATATTGATAAGGATATAATagttaaaagtattttaaactttttttttatatggtaaaaagcttttaaaattttatgggtatgggtatttttttttaatataaagtatttttgaactgAACTGActactcaattttttaaatatatatttttacattaatgataataaaaaaattaaattagttataTTGAGGTGAATTTTGTATACcaatgtaatttaaaaattttcatttatctgTTGTGCGGGTGTATCGGTTTTTTGAATGTCtctacaagaaagaaaaaattaatataatccGACTAAGATAGCGTGACATATTTTCATTAGTATTGTTAATTAAATGACTTTATAAgctatttataatattttccaCTCTTGAACTAAAAGtgttatttttagtttgttaaTTAACATGAACTCTCATGagatcgaaaaaaaaaaaataataaaataactctGTTATTGTATTACCATCGGGTGAAACCAACCccaaaaactatatatagaaGTTCGGGATCTGGTGAACATCGATGTCATAATATTGCAGCAAAAATAACACTTAGATCATCgtgtgttttgttttgtttttgtctatgctactaatttattattggtttttttagATTAGTCTTTATACAATATAttgacattattttttatatatcaaaattattattaattgacCCATTTAGatccaaattaaatttaatacaataattgttcttgaattttaaaaatatttaattaatggtaaaattttaaatttggtagTTTGTCGCTGGAGAGGTTAATATCCTAAGAATTGAAAAAANagaaaaaatatatataaactttaaagagagaaaaaaaaaaagtaaataaagatttatttttaacgtaATGATTTATatcctaaattttaatttttaattttatcagatataaaatacattttcttggattttcatatttttttaattaaaaaaattagggtagaaattgatttttttttaataaatttatttcctaattctgtttttgttttaaatttcctTAACATATTCCGTAATGAAATTTAGATCATAAAAAACTTTCCTCATGGCGGGAAGCTTGAGCTTAAGACTCCAATTATGTCTTTAAGCTGATTCAAATTCAATCGGAACTTCTACTCACAAGCGGCCGTCCGGTGATTCTGCTCCGACCTCCGGCTTTGCGGCTTCGcaattttgttcatatttcaAAGTCAAATACGCGATTTCTGCATATGAATCTGTTCTTTGCAGGAGGATCACTATGTCGCTTCATCGGCTTCGCGATCTGGTTATTGGCCGCCGCTTGCTCTCTTCTCTGAGCTCCTTAGAGCTTTCCATTCGTCTTCATCTATCTCCTCCAGATACATCTCTCGGTATCACTTTTTGACtgaatatttgtttgattttagtttcttattATATGTTCGATCTTTTTGGTTGaagttgtttttaatttctacaCTGCCTCCTTTTTATTTCTGTATGGATTTAGTAAGTGGTTGTTGTGAGAGATTTGATATTCTGATTCATTTTGCGCGAAATTTCGTTTGATTgagtgttttaaaatgtcaaatgtCAGTTTGGTTTAATGGTGGAGGAACCGTTGAGGAAGAGTCTCAAAATTGTTGAAATTgtgttttttgtgttcttctcaatttcttgtttcatttatttgtgagGCCTATGGACTGCCGATTCGAACACAAAGGATCTTGACGATTTAAGAGTAGTTAAGCAAGTATTTGCCTTCCACCACATTGCCTAATGCGCATCATTTCTATGAATTAGCTGGGAATTATTGGACACATGAATGTTGTTTTCATAATTGGTACTTGCCTTGCCACTACTCAGGCAACTACCCCTGTTGGTGAGAAATTACGAACTTCCACaacggtatgatattgtccactttgagcataaactctaaTGACTGTCTCTAGTTTCCCCAAAAGTCTTCGTATCAATGAACTtgtattccttacttgtaATCTCATGATCAATTCCTTTATTAGTCGAcatgggactcctctcccaaccatcctcatCATTGTCATCAAGTAAAAAGTAGACAGAAAAGATTAAGGATATGGATAGAACTCCTAGAAATCAAGGCCTCAATTGGACAATTAAAACATGATGGGTTTGTCCTGCTTTTCCCATGGCAGTCGGCGCCTATCAATTTGTAAATTTGGTGGCCAATGTTACTGCTTCCATCAAATACCCCAAATGTTGGAGCTTCACCTTTTCTAggatatacatatatacatatatatgtatgtatatcgTACAAATCGATCACCATCTTATAATCTTGTGATTCAAAACTGTGGTGTGGGTTGTGGAACACTCCTTGTTGTTCAAAGACTGGTTGTTGTTGAAGAAAGGTCTCTTCCTGACAAGAATCAAAATCTTGGAAGGGTAATCTTGCATATGTTCTTGCAGCCAATTATTGGGGAGTTTTATTTGGCGTTCTCTGAAGGTTAGTCTCTGTTCTTGGAGCATTCTTGCTGTTTATTCATGTTgcccttcttctttttggatgaggattattatcatttcttccatttatttCCCCACCAATCtcatttcaattctttctaATTGTTCAGCTATTGTTTCCAGAATGTGTTTAGTTTTGGAGAACAAATTGTTGGTGGAGTTGTGGACTCCAAACTGGATTGATCCGTGTCGATTTTGTGAGGCCTTGACAACCTTCCTTCCCACCATTAGGTCCTCTGTCATGAAAAAGGTCTGATATCAAAGATGATAATCTTAATGGGGAAGCATGGAAGGGAGGGTATTTATACCACTCGAATGGTACTTGT
This window encodes:
- the LOC111808463 gene encoding probable U3 small nucleolar RNA-associated protein 7; its protein translation is MEEELGNPVAERILPPTEQEVLNEEDVKIKKYLRGEGANLEVLKDKKLKGQLSVIEDLYGKSAKAAAKVEKWLMPSEGGYLEAEGLEKTWRIRQETISQEVDILSRRNQHDIILPALGPYSLDYTLNGRYMAIAGRKGHLALVDMKDLNLIKEFQVKETVRDVVFLHNELFFAAAQKKYPYIYNRDGTELHCLKEHGSVLRLQFLKNHFLLASINKFGQLHYQDVTTGSMAGVFRTGLGRTDVMQVNPFNGVIATGHSGGSVVMWKPTSSSPLVKMLCHQGPVSALAFHPNGHLMATSGCERKIKLWDLRKFEVLQTLPGHAKTLDFSQKGLLACGTGSYVQILGDLAGSQNYTRYMSHSMVKGYQIGKILFRPYEDVLGIGHSMGWSSILIPGSGEPNFDTWVANPFETSKQRREKEVRSLLDKLPPETISLNPSKIGTVMTVKKKEKKTKKEREAEEESAIDAAKSITMKKKTKGRNKPTKREKKKREIIDKSKKPFLQEQIKEEEELSRKRPRSGDDVELPKSLQRFARKKTAT
- the LOC111808821 gene encoding probable phytol kinase 1, chloroplastic gives rise to the protein MALLALSRSDCLLRRCRHDRITTTTVVSSSGVQRQPRILILPFRTFRCTPPAFRIPSLSSSRVLPPRAVSGDILHDAGATAAVLAGAYSLVLGFDQLTQRNLIQQKLSRKLVHILSGLLFMMSWPMFSTSMEARYFASIVPTVNCLRLVINGLSLAKDEGLLKSLTREGKPAELLRGPLYYVLILIFSAVVFWRESPAGIISLGMMCGGDGIADIMGRRFGSKRLPYNQKKSWVGSISMFFFGFGVSIGMLYYFSALGYLELDWGKTVQKVGLVSVVATVVESLPIANVVDDNISVPLVSMVVAFLTFNT